In a genomic window of Chrysemys picta bellii isolate R12L10 chromosome 1, ASM1138683v2, whole genome shotgun sequence:
- the LOC103307279 gene encoding olfactory receptor 52E2-like: MSEYNITDFTSPSTFILLGIPGLEAAHVWISIPFCTMYTIAIFGNFIILFIVKREPSLHGPMYYFLCMLAVTDLVLSTSILPKTLSIFWFNSREIDFSACFTQMYFIHSFLVMESGILVAMALDRYVAICHPLRYSTTLTNILVAKIGLAVVLRGSTIVLPYLLLARQWPYCRTNIIPHTHCEHMAVVKLACADIRINSYYGLFVVFSVICVDVFLIAMSYTQILMAIFSLPTKDARLKTFGTCSSHLCVILAFYSSAIFSSLMHRFGHNVSLYFHVLISNVYLLVPPMVNPIIYGVRTKQIRSRVLRIFAHKRT, translated from the coding sequence ATGTCAGAATACAACATAACTGACTTCACCagcccctccaccttcatcctgctgggcattcctggcctagaGGCAGCCCacgtctggatctccatccccttctgcaccatgtacacCATAGCCATCTTTGGGAATTTCATTATTCTGTTCATTGTAAAgagggagccgagcctccatgggcccatgtactatttcctctgcatgctggctgtcaccGACCTGGTTCTGTCCACGTCCATCCTGCCCAAAacgctgagcatcttctggttcaattccagggagatagATTTCAGTGCCTGcttcacccagatgtacttcattcactcTTTCTTagtgatggagtctgggatcCTCGTGGCCATGGCTTTGGATCGTTACGTGGCCATCTGCCACCCCCTGAGATATTCCACCACTCTGACAAACATTCTGGTGGCCAAGATCGGCCTGGCTGTGGTGTTGCGTGGCAGCACAATCGTTCTGCCCTATCTCCTTCTGGCTaggcagtggccatattgcagaaccaacatcatcccccacacGCACTGTGAACACATGgccgtggtgaagctggcctgcgccGACATCCGCATCAATAGTTACTACGGCCTTTTTGTTGTATTCTCTGTGATCTGTGTGGATGTGTTTCTTATTGCTATGTCCTATACCCAGATCCTCAtggccatcttcagcctccccacaaaggacgcccggctcaagacttttgggacctgcagctCTCATCTCTGTGTCATCTTAGCCTTTTATAGCTCAGCTATCTTCTCCTCTCTCATGCACCGGTTTGGCCACAATGTTTCCCTGTATTTCCATGTGCTGATTTCCAACGTGTacctcctggtgccccccatggtaaaccccatcatctatggggtgaggaccaaacagatcagGAGCAGGGTGCTCCGGATCTTTGCTCATAAACGGACCTAA
- the LOC101942823 gene encoding olfactory receptor 52D1-like — protein MATSNWTMLHPSTFILHGIPGLEAAHVWISIPFCSIYILSLLGNGLLLAVIKTEPSLHEPMYLFFSMLALADLVISTTTVPKILCIFWFRNNAIHTNACLAQIFLIHSLTTMESGFMLAMAFDRYVAICNPLRHSAILTNRVVAKLGLGVVMRGAVLLGPHPFLLKQLPYCRTHVISHTYCEFMALVKLACADTTVMRTYSLLVAFLTAGLDFILVVLSYILILRAVFSLPSKDARHKSLSTCGSHICVMLVFYTPAFFSFLSHRFGHVAPHIHILIANMYVLFPPMLNPIIYGVRTPRIRQRVLHVLGIKPS, from the coding sequence ATGGCAACTTCCAACTGGACCATGCTccacccctccaccttcatcctccACGGCATCCCGGGGCTGGAGGCGGcgcatgtctggatctccatccccttctgctccATCTACATTCTGTCCCTCCTGGGGAACGGCCTCCTCCTGGCTGTTATCAAGACTGAGCcgagcctccatgagcccatgtacctTTTCTTTTCCATGCTGGCGCTCGCCGACCTGGTCATCTCCACCACCACCGTGCCCAAAATCCTCTGCATATTCTGGTTCAGGAACAATGCCATTCACACCAATGCTTGCCTGGCCCAGATTTTTTTGATTCACTCACTTACTACCATGGAGTCTGGGTTCATGCTGGCCATGGCCTTTGATCGTTATGTTGCGATCTGTAACCCGCTGCGACACTCGGCCATCCTCACCAATCGGGTTGTAGCCAAGCTAGGGCTGGGTGTTGTGATGAGGGGGGCCGTGTTACTGGGCCCTCACCCATTCCTGCTGAAGCAGCTCCCATATTGCAGGACCCATGTGATTTCTCACACCTATTGTGAGTTCATGGCACTGGTGAAACTGGCCTGTGCAGACACGACGGTCATGAGAACCTATAGTCTGCTTGTGGCATTTCTAACAGCGGGGTTAGATTTTATCCTCGTTGTCTTGTCCTACATCCTGATCCTCCGGGCCGTCTTCAGCCTCCCCTCCAAGGATGCACGGCACAAATCCTTGAGCACCTGCGGCTCCCACATCTGTGTCATGCTGGTGTTTTACACTCCTGCattcttctccttcctctcccaccGCTTTGGCCATGTGGCTCCCCACATTCACATCCTCATTGCAAACATGTACGTTCTCTTCCCTCCCATGTtgaaccccatcatctatggggtgaGAACCCCGCGGATCCGGCAGAGGGTGCTCCACGTCTTGGGCATCAAACCATCCTGA
- the LOC101938281 gene encoding olfactory receptor 52R1-like — protein sequence MSCPNTSTRSHPATFLLVGIPELQEAQYWIAFPFCIMYVIAVLGNVIVLFIIYTEPSLHEPMYLFLAMLAVTDLVLSTTTLPKMLSIFWLGSREIGFHACLTQMFFVHAFSSVESGVLMAMALDRYVAICCPLWHSSILSIPAIVTMGSLVLARGVLLVSPFSLLVHRLSFCQHCLISHTYCDHMAVVKLVCGDATVSIIYGLFVAFMVVGVDVLIISVSYAMILQAVLRLPSTDARLKAFSTCASHLCVILSFYIPALFTFLTHRFGHNVPHQVHILVANLYLLVPPMLNPIVYGMKTKQIRERVLCIFQQKGI from the coding sequence ATGTCATGTCCGAACACCAGCACCCGCTCTCACCCTGCTACCTTCCTCCTGGTCGGTATCCCTGAACTTCAGGAGGCCCAGTACTGGATCGCCTTCCCTTTCTGCATCATGTATGTCATTGCTGTGCTGGGAAATGTCATTGTTCTCTTCATTATATACACTGAACcgagcctccatgagcccatgtacctCTTCCTGGCCATGCTGGCTGTCACCGACCTAGTTCTGTCCACGACCACcctgcccaaaatgctgagcatcttctggctGGGCTCCAGGGAGATCGGGTTCcatgcctgcctcacccagatgttcttTGTGCACGCCTTCTCATCAGTGGAGTCGGGTGTACTCATGGCCATGGCCttggatcgctacgtggccatctgctgCCCCCTCTGGCACTCCAGCATCCTGTCCATCCCAGCCATAGTGACAATGGGGAGCCTGGTGCTGGCACGCGGAGTCCTTCTGGTGAGCCCCTTCTCCCTCCTTGTCCACAGGCTGTCCTTCTGCCAGCACTGCCTCATCTCCCACACATACTGTGATCACATGGCCGTGGTGAAGCTGGTGTGTGGGGATGCTACAGTCAGTATCATTTACGGCCTGTTTGTGGCTTTTATGGTGGTGGGGGTTGATGTGCTTATCATCTCCGTGTCCTATGCTATGATCCTCCAGGCTGTGCTCAGACTCCCATCCACCGACGCCCGTCTCAAGGCCTTCAGCACCTGCGCATCTCACTTGTGTGTTATCCTGTCATTTTACATCCCTGCCCTCTTCACATTCCTCACCCACCGATTTGGCCACAATGTCCCACACCAAGTCCACATCCTGGTGGCCAATCTGTACCTGCTGGTGCCCCCCATGCTAAATCCTATTGTGTATGGGATGAAAACCAAACAGATCCGGGAGAGGGTGCTCTGTATCTTCCAGCAGAAGGGAATCTGA